A single genomic interval of Litoreibacter ponti harbors:
- the bamA gene encoding outer membrane protein assembly factor BamA: MKIAKAAQYTRHFLKIQCIRTVLIASAAIGSVAGLSQAPAYAQSFPVSSIEIEGNQRIEDATILSFLNVQPGQNVGAAQLNDALQRLQRSGLFETVDIVPAGNRLVVTVKEFPTINRVNIEGNKRLKDEDLLPLLQSQSRRVYNPSTAEADAALLAEGYNQAGRVAATVTPRIIPRSNNRVDLVFEIAEGDVVEVERISFVGNRAYSDRRLRRVIGSKQAGLLRSIIQSDTFLADRIAFDRQLLRDFYLSRGYVDFQVLSSTPELTRNRDGYFVTFRVREGQQFTVGEVTTFSDLPEIDIDEFQAVARLKPGQTYSPARVENTITRMERLAIQKGFNFIRVEPRITRNEADISLDVEFAVIRGPRVFVERIDIEGNATTLDRVIRRQFNTVEGDPFNPREIRDAAERIRALNYFSNVDVNTREGSGPEQVVVDVDVDETTTGSLGFGVSFSADAGTSFNVNFLERNFLGRGQTLGLSFDTGSDSQDTNVRFVEPAFLGRDLALGLTAYYRTTDQEFSDYDTLRVGFEPSLTFPVSENGRLTLSYQISRDSIKNVESTVSPIIRRDESSAYTSAVGYTYSYDTRRSGLNPTSGVLLQFGQKIAGIGGGLRYVQTTGLLAAETRVAREEVNLRAELEFGANTRLEGNSRITERFFLGPSKLRGFEGAGIGPRDPNTDDALGGNFFAVARLEADFPLGLPEEYGIRGGAFFDVGSVWGLDDVNCSTATSPNCVVDDGFSLRSVVGVSLLWDTQLGPLRFNFSRALVSEDFDKEQSFDLTVSTRF, encoded by the coding sequence ATGAAGATCGCAAAAGCGGCGCAATACACACGACATTTTCTTAAGATTCAGTGTATTAGAACGGTGCTTATCGCCAGCGCCGCTATTGGCTCTGTGGCAGGCCTCAGCCAGGCCCCGGCCTACGCACAAAGCTTCCCGGTTTCATCGATCGAGATCGAAGGCAATCAGCGCATCGAAGACGCGACGATCCTATCCTTCCTTAATGTCCAGCCCGGCCAGAACGTGGGGGCCGCCCAGCTGAACGACGCGCTGCAGCGATTGCAGCGATCGGGCCTGTTCGAGACGGTCGATATTGTGCCTGCGGGCAACCGCCTTGTGGTCACGGTGAAGGAATTTCCCACGATCAACCGCGTCAACATCGAGGGCAACAAGCGCCTGAAGGACGAAGACCTGCTGCCACTGCTGCAATCGCAGTCGCGCCGGGTCTACAATCCCTCGACGGCGGAAGCCGACGCTGCGCTTCTGGCCGAAGGTTACAATCAGGCAGGCCGTGTGGCGGCGACTGTGACGCCCCGGATCATCCCGCGCTCCAACAACCGCGTCGATCTGGTCTTTGAGATTGCCGAAGGCGATGTGGTCGAGGTCGAGCGCATCAGCTTTGTGGGCAACCGCGCCTATTCTGATCGTCGCTTGCGGCGGGTCATCGGCTCCAAGCAGGCAGGGCTCTTGCGCTCCATCATCCAGTCGGACACGTTTCTTGCCGACCGGATTGCATTTGACCGGCAGCTGCTGCGCGACTTCTACCTGTCGCGCGGATACGTCGATTTTCAGGTCCTGTCCTCCACGCCCGAGCTGACGCGCAACCGCGACGGCTATTTCGTGACCTTCCGGGTGCGCGAAGGGCAGCAATTCACCGTGGGCGAGGTCACGACCTTCTCGGACCTGCCGGAGATCGATATCGATGAGTTTCAGGCCGTTGCACGCTTGAAGCCGGGCCAGACCTACTCGCCGGCCCGTGTCGAGAATACGATCACCCGGATGGAGCGGCTTGCGATCCAGAAGGGTTTCAACTTTATCCGTGTAGAGCCCCGCATCACCCGTAACGAAGCTGATATCAGCCTCGATGTTGAATTCGCCGTCATTCGCGGCCCGCGTGTCTTTGTCGAGCGTATCGATATCGAGGGCAACGCGACGACGCTGGATCGCGTGATCCGCCGCCAGTTCAACACGGTGGAAGGGGATCCCTTCAATCCGCGCGAGATCCGCGACGCGGCCGAGCGCATCCGGGCGCTGAACTACTTCTCCAACGTCGACGTAAACACCCGCGAGGGCAGTGGCCCTGAGCAGGTGGTCGTGGATGTCGATGTTGACGAGACGACAACGGGCTCGCTGGGCTTCGGGGTCAGCTTCAGCGCGGACGCTGGCACCTCGTTCAACGTCAACTTCCTTGAGCGCAACTTCCTAGGGCGCGGGCAGACGCTTGGGTTGTCCTTCGACACCGGATCAGACTCGCAAGACACGAATGTGCGGTTCGTCGAGCCTGCCTTCCTTGGTCGTGATCTGGCCTTGGGGCTGACAGCCTATTACCGCACGACTGATCAAGAATTCTCGGACTACGACACACTGCGTGTGGGGTTCGAGCCGTCCCTGACCTTCCCGGTCAGCGAGAACGGGCGATTGACCCTGAGCTACCAGATTTCGCGGGACTCCATCAAGAACGTGGAGAGCACTGTATCGCCCATTATCAGACGCGACGAGAGCTCGGCCTATACCTCTGCTGTCGGCTATACGTACTCCTACGACACGCGCCGCTCCGGCCTGAACCCGACCAGCGGTGTTCTGCTGCAGTTCGGCCAGAAGATTGCGGGCATCGGTGGCGGCCTGCGTTATGTGCAAACGACCGGCTTGCTGGCAGCGGAAACGCGCGTTGCCCGCGAAGAGGTCAACCTGCGCGCGGAGCTTGAGTTTGGGGCAAATACCCGGCTTGAAGGCAACAGCCGCATCACGGAGCGCTTCTTCCTTGGACCCAGCAAGTTGCGCGGGTTTGAAGGGGCCGGCATCGGCCCCCGCGACCCGAACACCGACGACGCTTTGGGCGGCAACTTCTTTGCGGTCGCGCGGCTGGAGGCCGACTTCCCGCTGGGGTTGCCCGAGGAATACGGCATCCGCGGCGGCGCGTTCTTCGATGTAGGCTCGGTCTGGGGCCTTGACGATGTGAATTGCTCGACCGCGACATCCCCCAATTGCGTGGTCGACGATGGCTTCTCCCTGCGCTCCGTCGTTGGCGTGTCGCTGCTGTGGGACACGCAGTTAGGGCCGCTGCGCTTCAACTTCTCGCGCGCGCTTGTGTCCGAGGATTTCGACAAGGAACAGTCGTTTGACCTGACGGTCTCCACCCGGTTCTAG
- a CDS encoding LpxI family protein, giving the protein MFALVAGEGALPGVLIRRLEAEGRPFRYCEMEGHSSDARGDRPMMRFRVETLGSFINDLRSVGVDQICFAGRVARPRLDPSAIDSATMPLVPRMMAALQAGDDGALRLVLGFFEEAGIEIIAAHDLAPDLIPDAGAHGIVKPSDQDKRDADRGVEIIGAMAKVDVGQACIVAGGQALAIEAAGGTDWMMRSLMVRPKGVGHKALTNDNAWDDPIGLAADWLTGTGEGAPGVDRVRDPDLPQGGLLVKAAKPGQDRRVDMPTIGPLTFLRAAEVGLRGVVIEAGGVMVLEFDRCVEIADRQNLLFWVRE; this is encoded by the coding sequence ATGTTCGCGCTGGTCGCAGGCGAGGGCGCGCTGCCCGGCGTGCTGATCCGCAGGCTGGAGGCGGAGGGCCGCCCATTCCGCTACTGCGAGATGGAGGGCCACTCCAGCGATGCGCGCGGGGACAGGCCGATGATGCGCTTCCGGGTGGAGACGCTTGGCAGCTTCATCAACGACCTCAGATCCGTAGGCGTGGACCAGATCTGCTTTGCCGGTCGCGTCGCACGCCCGCGGCTGGACCCGTCTGCGATTGACAGCGCGACCATGCCGCTTGTCCCGCGGATGATGGCGGCCTTGCAGGCGGGCGATGACGGCGCGCTGCGGCTGGTGCTGGGCTTCTTCGAGGAAGCCGGGATCGAGATCATCGCGGCGCATGACCTGGCACCTGACCTGATCCCGGATGCGGGCGCGCATGGGATCGTGAAACCGTCCGATCAGGATAAGCGGGACGCGGACCGGGGTGTCGAGATCATCGGGGCGATGGCGAAGGTCGATGTGGGGCAGGCCTGCATCGTGGCCGGGGGCCAGGCGCTCGCCATCGAGGCCGCGGGCGGCACGGACTGGATGATGCGCTCGCTCATGGTTCGGCCCAAAGGGGTGGGCCATAAGGCGCTGACAAATGACAATGCGTGGGACGATCCCATCGGGCTTGCAGCGGATTGGCTGACCGGCACGGGCGAGGGCGCGCCGGGTGTCGACCGCGTGCGCGACCCGGACCTGCCGCAAGGGGGGCTTTTGGTAAAGGCCGCCAAGCCCGGGCAGGACCGCCGGGTCGATATGCCGACGATCGGACCGCTCACCTTCCTTCGCGCCGCAGAGGTCGGCTTGCGCGGCGTGGTGATCGAAGCGGGCGGGGTCATGGTGCTGGAGTTTGACCGGTGCGTCGAGATCGCCGACCGGCAAAACCTGCTCTTCTGGGTGCGCGAGTGA
- the lpxA gene encoding acyl-ACP--UDP-N-acetylglucosamine O-acyltransferase: MSADIHPSAVIEEGAQIGDGVSIGPFCCVGPNVTLARGVVLKSHVVVTGRTSVGEDTVIFPFASIGEIPQDLKFGGEETRLEIGKRNRIREGVTMNTGTEGGGGLTKVGDDCLFMTGAHVAHDAILGNGIIVANQGAIAGHCIIEDNVIIGGLAGIHQFVRIGRGAIIGAVTMVTNDVIPYGLVQAPRGELDGLNYVGLKRRGVDRADITALRAAYQMLRQGDGAFQDRARRLSEETDSEYVREVVEFILGDSGRSFLTPR; this comes from the coding sequence GTGAGCGCCGACATCCACCCAAGCGCCGTGATCGAAGAGGGCGCGCAGATCGGCGATGGCGTCAGCATCGGGCCGTTCTGCTGCGTCGGTCCGAACGTGACGCTGGCGCGCGGCGTCGTGCTGAAAAGCCATGTGGTCGTCACAGGGCGGACCAGCGTCGGCGAGGACACGGTGATCTTCCCGTTCGCCTCCATCGGGGAGATCCCGCAGGACCTGAAATTCGGCGGCGAGGAGACCCGGCTGGAGATCGGCAAGCGCAACCGCATCCGCGAAGGCGTTACGATGAACACCGGCACCGAGGGCGGCGGCGGGCTGACCAAGGTCGGCGATGACTGCCTATTCATGACCGGTGCCCATGTGGCCCATGACGCGATCCTCGGCAACGGGATCATCGTCGCCAATCAGGGCGCCATCGCGGGCCATTGCATCATCGAGGACAATGTCATCATCGGCGGGCTGGCGGGCATCCATCAGTTCGTGCGCATCGGGCGCGGCGCGATCATCGGCGCGGTGACCATGGTGACCAATGATGTCATTCCCTACGGCCTTGTGCAGGCCCCGCGCGGCGAGCTCGATGGGCTGAACTATGTCGGGCTGAAGCGCCGGGGCGTGGACCGTGCGGATATCACTGCACTGCGCGCCGCCTACCAGATGCTGCGACAGGGGGATGGGGCGTTTCAGGACCGTGCCCGCCGCCTGTCCGAAGAGACCGACAGCGAATATGTGCGCGAGGTCGTCGAGTTCATCCTTGGCGACAGCGGGCGGTCCTTTCTGACGCCGCGCTGA
- a CDS encoding phosphatidate cytidylyltransferase yields MSATSEKFADLAVRMSSGAVMAVVGIAAVWAGGIWFMILLTVICAALVWELVRMLGGGPRRAITMGLIAAGSFLAVRFLPEGVGLPFVLAPALAGIGLLERNRTLYIVFSALIVIACYGLAVQRVDFGFQWMLWLALVVIATDVFGYFAGRLLGGPKFWPQVSPKKTWSGTAAGWIAAAVVGVFFMGPGVGVEIIGISIAISMASQMGDIAESAMKRKMGVKDSSALIPGHGGVFDRFDGMLGASVFLLLIEQLVDFPPVPL; encoded by the coding sequence ATGAGCGCAACTTCGGAAAAGTTTGCCGATCTCGCCGTGCGGATGAGCTCTGGCGCGGTCATGGCCGTGGTGGGCATCGCCGCCGTCTGGGCGGGGGGCATCTGGTTCATGATCCTGCTGACCGTGATCTGCGCCGCGCTCGTGTGGGAGCTGGTGCGCATGCTGGGCGGCGGCCCGCGCCGCGCCATCACCATGGGCCTGATCGCGGCGGGATCGTTTCTGGCGGTGCGCTTCTTGCCCGAAGGCGTGGGCCTGCCCTTCGTGCTGGCCCCTGCGCTGGCGGGGATAGGTCTGCTGGAGCGCAACCGCACGCTCTACATCGTGTTCTCCGCGCTGATCGTGATCGCCTGCTACGGGTTGGCGGTGCAGCGCGTCGATTTCGGCTTCCAATGGATGCTGTGGCTGGCGCTGGTGGTGATTGCCACCGATGTATTCGGCTATTTTGCGGGCCGTCTGCTGGGCGGGCCGAAATTCTGGCCGCAGGTCAGCCCGAAGAAGACTTGGTCCGGGACCGCGGCAGGTTGGATCGCCGCCGCGGTGGTGGGTGTCTTCTTCATGGGACCCGGCGTGGGCGTGGAAATCATCGGGATTTCCATCGCAATCTCAATGGCTTCGCAGATGGGCGACATCGCGGAGAGCGCGATGAAGCGCAAGATGGGGGTCAAGGACAGCTCGGCCCTGATCCCGGGCCATGGCGGCGTGTTTGACCGCTTTGACGGCATGCTCGGCGCGTCGGTGTTCCTGCTGCTGATCGAGCAGCTTGTGGATTTCCCGCCGGTCCCCCTGTGA
- the fabZ gene encoding 3-hydroxyacyl-ACP dehydratase FabZ, whose product MTQTTADIDLIQRIIPHRYPFLLIDKVVDIEAGISARGMKNVTFNEPHFQGHFPGTPIMPGVTIIEAMAQTAAVMVGVTMDMADKDLLVYFMAIDGCKFRRKVVPGDVLHLDVTVTRGKPGGKVWKFKGTGSVEGEMAAEAEFTAMMDMPK is encoded by the coding sequence ATGACGCAGACCACCGCCGATATCGACCTGATCCAACGGATCATTCCGCACCGCTACCCCTTTTTGTTGATCGACAAGGTGGTCGATATCGAGGCCGGAATCTCTGCCCGCGGCATGAAGAACGTCACCTTCAACGAGCCGCATTTCCAGGGCCACTTCCCCGGCACGCCCATCATGCCCGGCGTCACCATCATTGAGGCGATGGCCCAGACCGCCGCCGTGATGGTGGGGGTCACGATGGACATGGCCGACAAGGATCTGCTGGTCTATTTCATGGCCATCGATGGCTGCAAGTTCCGCCGCAAGGTTGTCCCGGGCGACGTGCTGCATCTGGATGTAACGGTGACCCGCGGCAAGCCCGGCGGCAAGGTCTGGAAGTTCAAAGGCACGGGATCGGTCGAGGGCGAGATGGCCGCAGAGGCGGAGTTCACCGCGATGATGGACATGCCCAAGTGA
- the uppS gene encoding polyprenyl diphosphate synthase: protein MSVTDINPGGPRHVAIIMDGNGRWATQRGRPRLFGHQAGAKRVRQAVETCPSLGVKYLTMFAFSTENWKRTQSEVSGLMALFRRYIQREANYLHRLGTRVRFIGERDKLDKKLQALMDYLEKLTENNDTTHLTIALNYGARDEVTRATQRLAVEIAEKRLRPDQVNSEVLASFLDTYMLPDPDLVIRTSGEARISNFLLWQSAYAEYEFIDTHWPDFTPDVFEAVVSRYGSRDRRFGAVKKA from the coding sequence ATGAGCGTCACAGACATCAATCCCGGCGGACCCCGCCATGTGGCCATCATCATGGATGGCAACGGGCGTTGGGCCACGCAGCGTGGACGCCCGCGGCTGTTCGGCCACCAGGCGGGTGCCAAGCGCGTGCGCCAGGCGGTGGAGACCTGCCCGAGCCTCGGCGTTAAATACCTGACAATGTTTGCCTTCTCGACCGAGAACTGGAAGCGCACCCAGTCCGAGGTCTCTGGCCTGATGGCGCTGTTCCGCCGCTATATCCAGCGCGAGGCGAACTACCTGCACCGCCTTGGCACCCGGGTGCGTTTCATCGGCGAGCGCGACAAGCTCGACAAGAAGCTGCAGGCGCTGATGGACTACCTTGAGAAGCTGACCGAGAACAACGACACCACGCATCTGACGATTGCGCTGAACTACGGTGCGCGCGACGAGGTGACCCGCGCGACGCAGCGCCTGGCCGTCGAGATTGCCGAAAAGCGGCTGCGTCCCGATCAGGTGAACTCCGAAGTGCTGGCGTCCTTCCTTGATACCTACATGCTGCCGGACCCCGATCTGGTGATCCGGACCTCGGGCGAGGCGCGCATCTCGAACTTCCTGCTGTGGCAATCGGCCTATGCGGAATACGAGTTCATCGACACCCATTGGCCGGATTTCACCCCCGACGTGTTCGAGGCCGTGGTCAGCCGCTACGGCAGCCGCGATCGTCGTTTTGGGGCCGTCAAGAAGGCCTGA
- the rseP gene encoding RIP metalloprotease RseP, with protein sequence MDILGMMPSFGGFLGTLVAFVVALSVIVAIHEYGHYIVGRWCGIHAEVFSLGFGPVIYSRVDKRGTVWQVAALPFGGYVKFLGDADAASGKDGETISQLSEAERKRTMHGADLWRRSAAVAAGPVFNFILSILVFTGIFLFSGTTTDDPVIGEVKPHPGQEELFEPGDRLLSVAGVETPDLAAFYTAAREADPAPSVSYEVERDGDRLSFDSVFPFPPVIDQLQPKSAAMDGGLEVGDVITSVDGQAVYALSEVQELAQSSEGAPLALEVWRDGETLQKTLTPRQRDLPTGDGFETRWLIGFSGGAFFEPPRVTLGAGEALLGGLNQTWFIATSSLSGMWHMITGAISSCNIQGPIGIAQTSGDMASQGVMEFIWFIAVLSTAVGLLNLFPIPVLDGGHLVFHAYEAVMGKPPSDKALNFMMMGGLTLLLSLMVFALSNDLFCP encoded by the coding sequence ATGGATATACTCGGGATGATGCCGAGCTTTGGTGGGTTCTTGGGTACGTTAGTGGCGTTCGTCGTGGCCCTGTCGGTGATCGTCGCGATCCATGAATACGGGCATTACATCGTCGGCCGCTGGTGCGGCATCCACGCGGAAGTGTTCTCGCTGGGCTTCGGCCCGGTGATCTACTCGCGCGTCGACAAGCGTGGCACGGTCTGGCAGGTCGCCGCATTGCCCTTTGGCGGTTATGTGAAGTTTCTGGGCGACGCGGACGCGGCGTCTGGTAAGGATGGCGAGACGATCAGCCAGCTGAGCGAGGCCGAACGCAAACGCACGATGCATGGCGCCGACCTGTGGCGCCGCTCGGCCGCCGTTGCGGCAGGACCGGTCTTCAACTTTATCCTTTCCATTCTGGTGTTTACCGGGATTTTCCTGTTTTCCGGCACGACAACCGATGATCCGGTCATCGGCGAGGTTAAGCCGCATCCGGGGCAGGAAGAGCTGTTCGAGCCGGGTGACCGCCTGCTGAGCGTGGCGGGCGTCGAGACCCCCGATCTGGCGGCCTTCTACACGGCGGCGCGCGAAGCCGACCCGGCGCCCAGTGTGAGCTACGAGGTCGAACGCGACGGCGACCGCCTGAGCTTCGACAGCGTGTTTCCGTTTCCGCCGGTGATCGATCAGCTGCAGCCCAAATCCGCGGCGATGGATGGCGGTCTGGAAGTGGGCGACGTGATCACGTCGGTGGACGGGCAGGCGGTCTATGCGCTGAGCGAAGTGCAGGAGCTTGCCCAGTCCAGCGAAGGCGCGCCCTTGGCATTGGAGGTCTGGCGCGACGGCGAAACCTTGCAAAAGACGCTCACGCCGCGCCAGCGCGATCTGCCCACTGGCGACGGGTTCGAGACCCGCTGGTTGATCGGCTTTTCGGGCGGCGCGTTTTTCGAGCCGCCGCGCGTGACGCTCGGGGCCGGAGAGGCGCTTTTGGGCGGCTTGAACCAGACCTGGTTCATCGCGACGTCGAGCCTGTCGGGCATGTGGCACATGATTACCGGCGCGATCAGCTCGTGCAACATCCAAGGGCCCATCGGCATCGCGCAGACCTCGGGCGACATGGCAAGCCAGGGCGTGATGGAGTTCATCTGGTTCATCGCGGTGCTGTCGACCGCCGTGGGGCTGTTGAACCTGTTCCCGATCCCGGTGCTTGATGGCGGGCATCTGGTCTTCCATGCCTACGAGGCCGTCATGGGCAAGCCGCCCAGCGACAAGGCGTTGAATTTTATGATGATGGGCGGCCTGACCTTGCTGCTGTCATTGATGGTCTTCGCCCTGTCAAATGACCTTTTCTGTCCCTGA
- the dxr gene encoding 1-deoxy-D-xylulose-5-phosphate reductoisomerase, with the protein MTRKVTIFGSTGSIGENTVDLIARAPETYDVVALTGGRNVARLAEQARALSADLAVTAFDECFDDLKAALSGTGIEVAAGAQAVEEAADRPADWVMSAIVGAAGLPPGLRALRQGKTLALANKESLVTAGPLLLAEAKRHGATILPVDSEHSAVFQALVGEDIAAVERVIITASGGAFRDWPIEALEHATLAEASSHPNWDMGQRITIDSASLFNKAMELIETKEFFGVRPDQIEAVVHPESLIHALVGFNDGALMAHLGPPDMRHAIGYALHWPDRGHVPVDRLDLAQIGSLNFRKACADRYPALRLARDVMETGGLSGAAFNAAKEAALDAFIAEEIGFLDMARVVDGVLMRLQGQNSLSCDTLTLDKVLAVDHLARQVAQEVARGLAQG; encoded by the coding sequence GTGACGCGCAAGGTCACGATTTTTGGCTCCACCGGCTCGATCGGGGAGAACACGGTCGACCTGATCGCCCGCGCGCCGGAGACATACGATGTGGTCGCCCTGACCGGCGGGCGCAACGTGGCACGACTGGCAGAGCAGGCGCGGGCGCTGAGCGCCGATCTTGCGGTGACGGCGTTTGATGAGTGCTTCGACGATCTGAAAGCGGCGCTGTCCGGCACGGGCATCGAGGTCGCAGCGGGCGCGCAAGCGGTGGAAGAGGCCGCAGATCGGCCCGCGGATTGGGTCATGTCGGCCATCGTCGGCGCGGCGGGGCTGCCGCCCGGCCTGCGCGCGCTGCGGCAGGGCAAGACGCTGGCCTTGGCCAACAAGGAGTCGCTTGTGACTGCGGGGCCGCTGTTGCTGGCCGAAGCAAAACGCCATGGCGCGACGATCCTGCCGGTGGACAGCGAGCATTCGGCCGTCTTCCAGGCGCTGGTGGGCGAGGATATCGCCGCCGTGGAGCGGGTGATCATAACCGCCTCGGGCGGCGCGTTCCGCGACTGGCCGATTGAGGCGCTGGAGCACGCGACGCTGGCCGAGGCCTCGTCCCATCCAAACTGGGACATGGGACAGCGGATCACCATCGACTCGGCGAGCTTGTTTAACAAAGCCATGGAGCTGATTGAAACCAAAGAATTCTTTGGCGTCAGGCCGGATCAGATCGAGGCGGTCGTGCACCCCGAAAGCCTGATCCACGCCTTGGTCGGTTTCAATGACGGCGCGCTGATGGCGCATCTTGGGCCGCCGGATATGCGCCACGCCATAGGCTACGCGCTGCATTGGCCGGACCGGGGCCATGTGCCGGTGGACCGGCTCGATCTTGCGCAGATTGGCTCGCTCAATTTCCGCAAGGCCTGTGCGGATCGCTATCCGGCGTTGCGACTGGCGCGCGACGTGATGGAGACCGGCGGGCTGTCCGGGGCCGCGTTCAATGCGGCCAAGGAGGCGGCGCTTGATGCGTTCATCGCCGAAGAGATCGGCTTTTTGGACATGGCGCGGGTTGTTGACGGGGTTTTGATGCGGCTTCAGGGGCAAAATAGCCTTAGTTGCGACACACTCACCCTTGATAAGGTGCTCGCAGTGGACCATCTCGCCAGACAGGTGGCGCAAGAGGTCGCTCGGGGCCTTGCGCAAGGCTGA
- the frr gene encoding ribosome recycling factor, which produces MSDDFMLDTDDIQRRMDGAMASLRTEFGSLRTGRASGSMLEPVMVDAYGQMTPINQVGTVNVPEPRMVTVNVWDKGLVGKVEKAIRESGLGINPQLNGTIIMLPIPELNEERRRELTKVAGQYAENARISIRNIRRDAMDQIKKAKADGLSEDDQKIWESEVQEMIDAQIKAVDQALENKQEEIMQV; this is translated from the coding sequence ATGTCTGACGACTTTATGCTCGATACCGATGATATTCAGCGCCGCATGGATGGCGCGATGGCCTCCCTGCGGACCGAGTTCGGCAGCTTGCGGACGGGGCGTGCCTCCGGCTCGATGCTGGAGCCGGTGATGGTGGATGCCTATGGGCAGATGACGCCGATCAACCAGGTGGGCACCGTCAACGTGCCCGAGCCGCGCATGGTCACGGTGAACGTCTGGGACAAGGGCCTTGTGGGCAAGGTGGAGAAGGCGATCCGCGAGAGCGGGCTTGGCATCAACCCGCAGCTCAACGGCACGATCATCATGCTGCCGATCCCGGAGCTTAACGAAGAGCGCCGCCGCGAGCTGACCAAGGTCGCCGGGCAATACGCCGAGAACGCGCGCATCTCGATCCGCAACATCCGCCGCGACGCGATGGACCAGATCAAGAAGGCCAAGGCCGACGGCCTGTCCGAGGACGACCAGAAGATCTGGGAAAGCGAGGTCCAGGAGATGATCGACGCGCAGATCAAGGCGGTTGATCAGGCGCTGGAAAACAAGCAAGAAGAAATCATGCAGGTGTAA
- a CDS encoding OmpH family outer membrane protein: MYGRGAALVLACLAAPAYAQQQSSPILTLDQDRLYTASAFGQRVQSDLQQQSQDLSQENRRIEAALETEELRLTEERAEMDPEAFAALAQDFDERVTGIRRAQEAKADNIRRVAEQERARFFEAAFPVLLELVEETGAIAILNNEAVIFSVRQIDITDAAIARVDSIIGAAPLPPDPGQVPQQRPSTEVETAPLPEADAESDDQ, encoded by the coding sequence ATGTATGGTCGCGGCGCAGCGCTGGTCCTCGCATGCCTCGCCGCGCCCGCGTACGCGCAGCAGCAATCGAGCCCCATCCTGACCCTTGATCAGGATCGGCTCTACACCGCGTCGGCCTTTGGCCAGCGGGTGCAGAGCGACCTGCAGCAGCAATCCCAGGACCTGTCCCAGGAGAACCGGCGCATCGAAGCCGCGTTGGAAACCGAGGAGCTGCGCCTGACCGAAGAGCGGGCGGAGATGGACCCCGAGGCCTTCGCGGCACTGGCGCAAGATTTCGACGAGCGGGTCACGGGTATTCGCCGCGCGCAAGAGGCCAAGGCCGACAACATCCGGCGCGTCGCGGAGCAGGAGCGTGCACGGTTTTTTGAGGCGGCCTTCCCGGTGCTTCTAGAGCTGGTGGAAGAGACCGGCGCGATCGCGATCCTGAACAATGAGGCGGTGATCTTCTCGGTCCGCCAGATCGACATCACGGACGCCGCAATTGCGCGGGTCGACAGCATAATCGGGGCCGCGCCCTTGCCGCCGGATCCGGGGCAGGTGCCACAGCAACGGCCCTCGACCGAGGTTGAGACGGCTCCGTTGCCGGAAGCCGATGCAGAGTCCGATGACCAATGA